The following are encoded together in the Candidatus Flexicrinis proximus genome:
- the rsmA gene encoding ribosomal RNA small subunit methyltransferase A, which yields MNPRTLLDKHDLQPKKSLGQNFLHDPHTLEKIVAIAEVQLTDSVLEVGPGTGLLTAQLVRAAREVVAVELDTRFQPILEPMFDQTPNIRFIWDDILNVDPDALFPGRDYIVVANVPYYITSAILKHLLERERRPRRLILTIQHEVAERVCARPPDMSLLAVGVQFFGRPHIAGKLNPAVFWPRPEVDSALLRIDTYPAPPVDVPDVKIFFRMARAGFGQKRKQLRNSLGAGLQLKADALAAISAASGVDLTRRAETLTLEEWAALTRAFVAQSGVSDRE from the coding sequence ATGAACCCCAGGACGCTTCTTGATAAGCACGATCTCCAGCCGAAAAAGAGCCTGGGACAGAACTTCTTGCACGACCCGCACACCCTTGAGAAGATTGTGGCCATCGCCGAGGTGCAGCTCACCGACAGCGTGCTGGAAGTCGGGCCGGGGACCGGCCTGCTCACCGCCCAGCTTGTCCGCGCCGCGCGTGAGGTGGTCGCCGTCGAACTGGACACCCGCTTCCAGCCGATTCTGGAGCCGATGTTCGACCAGACCCCCAATATCAGGTTCATTTGGGACGATATCCTCAACGTTGACCCGGACGCCCTGTTCCCTGGCCGCGACTATATCGTCGTCGCCAACGTACCCTATTACATCACCAGCGCCATCCTCAAGCATCTGCTTGAACGCGAGCGCCGGCCCCGCCGCCTGATCCTGACCATCCAGCACGAGGTCGCCGAGCGAGTCTGCGCCCGGCCGCCGGATATGAGCCTGCTGGCGGTTGGGGTGCAGTTCTTTGGCCGGCCGCACATCGCCGGCAAGCTAAACCCGGCGGTCTTCTGGCCGCGCCCGGAAGTCGACAGCGCGCTCCTGCGTATCGACACGTATCCGGCGCCGCCCGTGGACGTGCCGGACGTCAAAATCTTCTTCAGGATGGCGCGCGCCGGCTTCGGCCAGAAGCGCAAGCAGTTGAGGAATTCGCTTGGCGCCGGGCTGCAGCTCAAGGCGGATGCGTTGGCGGCAATCAGCGCGGCCAGCGGCGTGGATCTCACCCGCCGCGCCGAGACCCTGACGCTTGAGGAATGGGCAGCCCTGACCCGCGCGTTTGTCGCCCAATCGGGCGTCAGCGACCGGGAATAG
- a CDS encoding sigma-70 family RNA polymerase sigma factor codes for MLGNEPSTRGPGSGRSYLAWIEKIKRRDHDTWSGLVDLYAEDLRRDIQRSLVKYGLSVGLIEDISQETWLSAFRCIDTFVWQDEKRFYHWLRVISCNHIHRAYRATRSESSIDDFSQEDAELESFFETYRLQGRSVEDEVVIREQMEALLEAFGTLKTEESEILVRWLMGETPRALASEYQKKPRSISILVLRAKQKIEAALPMIQYRRGKKGKSDYEPE; via the coding sequence ATGTTGGGTAATGAGCCGAGCACCCGCGGCCCCGGCAGCGGTAGGAGCTACCTGGCCTGGATCGAGAAGATCAAGCGACGCGATCACGACACATGGAGTGGCCTGGTTGATCTGTACGCCGAGGATCTGCGCAGGGATATTCAGCGCTCGCTGGTTAAGTACGGGCTGTCAGTGGGGTTGATCGAGGATATTTCGCAGGAAACGTGGCTCTCGGCATTCAGGTGCATCGATACGTTTGTCTGGCAGGATGAGAAGCGCTTCTATCACTGGTTACGTGTGATTTCCTGCAATCACATCCACCGGGCCTATCGGGCGACGCGCAGCGAGTCTTCGATAGACGATTTTTCGCAGGAAGACGCGGAGCTTGAGTCGTTCTTCGAGACGTATCGCCTGCAGGGTCGCAGCGTCGAGGATGAAGTCGTTATCCGCGAGCAGATGGAAGCCCTGCTTGAAGCGTTTGGCACACTAAAAACGGAGGAAAGCGAAATCCTCGTCCGCTGGCTAATGGGGGAGACGCCGCGGGCACTGGCATCGGAATATCAAAAGAAGCCGCGTTCGATTTCAATTCTGGTGTTGCGCGCCAAACAGAAGATCGAGGCGGCGCTGCCAATGATACAATACAGGCGCGGGAAAAAAGGGAAATCCGACTATGAACCCGAATGA
- a CDS encoding response regulator — translation MAGETILIVDDAQQNHHFLNDYVLVPNGYKPMSARDGVEGLQMALRMRPDLILLDLNMPRMDGMEVLRQLNANSVDIPVILMTFHGSEDIAVEVYRMGVRDYVIKPFYPDEMLRAIEKSLGESRLKKEKDALIDRLMQSNKELQSRVSELNVLYSIGKSVAQLMSMEQLLPRLLDAAVQTTGAEEAYLLLGEGDRLTCRAVKRHDQQRSMAANVVASDPLASMAIKNARALVADAEKLKRIPGSPNSAAYVPVLIQDRVLGALGVRNLRPDTPQFSNHHAALLSALSDYAAIALENARNLDMLRGN, via the coding sequence GTGGCTGGCGAGACCATTCTGATTGTCGATGATGCGCAGCAAAACCATCATTTTCTAAACGACTACGTGCTGGTGCCGAACGGCTATAAGCCGATGAGCGCCCGTGACGGTGTTGAAGGGCTGCAGATGGCGCTGCGGATGCGGCCGGATCTGATTCTGCTTGACCTGAACATGCCGCGCATGGATGGGATGGAAGTCCTGCGGCAGCTCAACGCCAACAGCGTCGATATCCCGGTGATCCTGATGACCTTTCACGGGTCGGAAGACATCGCCGTGGAAGTTTACCGGATGGGCGTGCGGGATTATGTGATCAAGCCGTTCTATCCGGACGAGATGCTGCGCGCGATCGAGAAATCGCTGGGCGAATCGCGCCTGAAGAAGGAAAAAGACGCGCTGATCGACCGGCTGATGCAGTCGAACAAAGAACTTCAGTCGCGCGTGAGCGAACTGAACGTGCTGTACAGCATCGGCAAGAGCGTCGCGCAGTTGATGTCGATGGAACAACTGCTGCCGCGGCTGCTCGATGCGGCAGTGCAGACCACCGGCGCGGAAGAAGCCTACCTGCTGTTGGGCGAAGGCGACCGGCTGACGTGCCGGGCGGTCAAGCGCCATGACCAGCAGCGCTCGATGGCGGCCAATGTGGTCGCGTCCGACCCGCTGGCGTCGATGGCGATCAAGAACGCCCGCGCGCTGGTGGCCGATGCGGAAAAGCTTAAGCGAATCCCCGGTTCCCCCAATTCGGCGGCTTATGTGCCAGTGCTGATCCAGGACCGCGTGCTGGGCGCGCTGGGCGTGCGTAACCTACGCCCTGATACGCCGCAGTTCAGCAACCATCACGCCGCGCTGTTGAGCGCGCTGTCGGATTACGCGGCGATTGCTCTGGAAAACGCGCGCAACCTCGATATGCTGCGCGGGAATTAG
- a CDS encoding 5'-nucleotidase C-terminal domain-containing protein produces MYKLLLILAALLMMTGVVGAQDESFTLTIIHTNDTHAGHLPNSAGNGGSARMAAVVNQIRGEADNSILIDAGDRFQGSLFHTQYKGQDQVLVMNLLGYDAMALGNHEFDNGNEVLAAFVSGVAFPVLSSNIDVSEDPLLADKIAPSVVLDVNGQQVGIIGLTTAETPFISSPGDALVFSDDYAGVINAEAAALAEQGVNKIIVLAHLGIIDAERILPLLENVDVFIDGHSHTLYSNTYTAASGRYPLTFTDATGGNVYYGQTGANSQYVGRLDVTFDAAGVVTAANGDTVLLSKYITPEPEMDALIADLYEEVAAANSELIGATATELLVGDRAVCRAEECALGNIIADAMRAGTGQQIAIMNGGGIRANIDAGDITLGDVLTVQPFGNLMSTFELTGANVIAALENGVSGLNAVGGVVSRDGLPGRFPQVSGIRFSFDPNLPVGSRVVSVELDNGDGTFSPLDPDVVYSVVTNAFMRTGGDGYSILAEQSIDPYDFGAIDYELTLAHLVALGTVSPSIEGRITLVNATLSPLP; encoded by the coding sequence ATGTACAAGTTGCTTTTGATTCTGGCGGCACTGCTGATGATGACTGGCGTTGTGGGGGCTCAGGACGAGTCGTTCACGCTGACCATCATCCATACCAACGACACGCACGCGGGGCATCTGCCCAACAGCGCCGGCAACGGCGGCTCGGCCCGCATGGCGGCGGTGGTCAACCAAATCCGCGGCGAAGCGGATAACAGCATTCTGATCGACGCGGGCGACCGTTTCCAGGGCTCACTGTTCCACACCCAGTATAAGGGTCAGGACCAGGTGCTGGTGATGAACCTGCTCGGCTACGACGCCATGGCGCTCGGCAATCACGAGTTCGACAACGGCAACGAAGTGCTGGCCGCCTTCGTCAGCGGCGTCGCGTTCCCGGTGCTGTCGTCGAACATCGACGTGAGCGAAGACCCGCTGCTGGCGGACAAAATCGCGCCGTCGGTGGTGCTCGATGTCAACGGGCAGCAGGTCGGCATCATTGGCCTGACGACCGCCGAAACGCCGTTCATCTCCAGCCCGGGCGATGCGCTGGTCTTCAGCGACGACTACGCCGGCGTCATCAACGCGGAGGCGGCGGCGCTGGCCGAGCAGGGCGTCAACAAGATCATCGTGCTGGCCCATCTGGGCATCATCGACGCCGAGCGTATCCTGCCGCTGCTGGAAAATGTCGACGTCTTCATCGACGGTCACAGCCACACGCTCTACAGCAATACCTATACCGCCGCGTCCGGCCGCTATCCGCTGACTTTCACCGATGCGACCGGCGGCAACGTGTATTACGGGCAGACCGGCGCCAACAGCCAGTATGTCGGCCGGTTGGATGTCACCTTCGACGCGGCGGGTGTGGTGACGGCGGCCAACGGCGACACGGTGCTGCTGAGCAAGTACATCACGCCGGAGCCGGAGATGGACGCGCTGATCGCTGACCTGTACGAGGAAGTGGCTGCGGCCAACTCCGAGCTGATCGGCGCGACGGCGACCGAACTGCTGGTCGGCGACCGTGCGGTATGCCGTGCGGAAGAGTGCGCGCTGGGTAACATCATCGCTGACGCGATGCGCGCCGGTACCGGCCAGCAGATCGCCATCATGAACGGCGGCGGCATCCGCGCGAACATCGACGCCGGCGACATCACGCTGGGCGATGTACTGACCGTGCAGCCGTTCGGCAACCTGATGTCCACCTTCGAATTGACCGGCGCGAACGTGATTGCGGCGCTGGAAAACGGCGTGAGCGGGCTGAATGCAGTTGGCGGCGTCGTGAGCCGCGACGGACTGCCCGGCCGCTTCCCGCAGGTCTCCGGCATCCGCTTCTCGTTCGACCCGAACCTGCCGGTCGGCAGCCGTGTCGTCAGCGTCGAGCTGGATAACGGCGACGGTACATTCAGCCCGCTCGATCCCGATGTGGTCTACAGCGTCGTCACCAACGCCTTCATGCGTACGGGCGGCGACGGCTACAGCATCCTGGCCGAACAGTCAATTGATCCGTACGATTTCGGCGCGATCGACTATGAACTGACGCTGGCTCATCTGGTGGCGCTCGGCACGGTTTCGCCCAGCATTGAAGGCCGGATCACGCTGGTGAACGCTACGCTTTCGCCGCTGCCGTAA
- the folK gene encoding 2-amino-4-hydroxy-6-hydroxymethyldihydropteridine diphosphokinase, protein MTVAYIALGSNIDPEKNLRDGVARLRDISTVLRVSSVYQTPPFGYIHQPDFLDVTVKVETDAAPADFKHLLYAIEHASGRVREKQLTRWGPLELDLDILLWGNLALEFGSKPWRVPNEGILQYAAVAAPLAEIAPDERHPITGETFAVIAERLGRSGFTVRDDLKFEPGPVNSG, encoded by the coding sequence ATGACCGTAGCCTATATCGCGCTGGGTTCGAACATCGACCCGGAGAAAAACCTCCGGGATGGCGTTGCCCGTCTGCGGGACATTTCGACCGTGCTCAGGGTGTCTTCCGTCTACCAGACGCCGCCTTTCGGCTATATTCACCAGCCCGACTTCCTTGATGTGACCGTCAAGGTCGAGACCGACGCCGCGCCCGCGGATTTCAAACACCTGCTCTACGCCATCGAGCACGCCTCAGGTCGCGTGCGCGAAAAACAGCTCACCCGCTGGGGGCCGCTGGAGTTGGATCTCGATATCCTGCTGTGGGGCAATCTGGCGCTCGAATTTGGCTCCAAACCGTGGCGCGTCCCCAACGAGGGGATTTTGCAGTACGCCGCGGTTGCTGCGCCGCTGGCCGAAATCGCGCCTGACGAACGCCATCCCATCACCGGTGAGACCTTCGCGGTCATCGCCGAGCGCCTGGGCCGGTCGGGTTTCACGGTCCGCGACGACCTGAAATTCGAACCGGGGCCGGTGAACAGCGGTTGA
- a CDS encoding MBL fold metallo-hydrolase, translated as MKQIVDGVYGFTGMIAGRVYAIRDADGLTLIDTGLGRLSGRIVRQMAAAGFGPGDLKRILITHAHIDHGGGAYHLQQLSGAQVLVSAMEAGAMRGTDELPRPKNRRFSVMPKQFFKPSKVDRELHDGDEIPGVLGGLVAVATPGHTLGHLSFWSPTRKILFTGDVILHTLGISLPMGPVSADMALNRQSVSKIAALAPDALLFGHGPAILTDAAARLNAFVERRGIA; from the coding sequence ATGAAGCAGATCGTGGACGGCGTTTACGGTTTTACGGGCATGATCGCCGGGCGGGTCTATGCGATTCGGGATGCCGACGGGCTCACACTGATCGATACGGGACTCGGGCGGCTGAGCGGGCGGATCGTGCGGCAGATGGCGGCGGCGGGTTTCGGCCCCGGCGACCTGAAGCGCATCCTGATCACCCACGCGCACATCGACCATGGCGGCGGGGCGTACCATCTCCAGCAGCTATCCGGCGCGCAGGTGCTGGTTTCGGCTATGGAGGCTGGCGCGATGCGCGGCACCGACGAACTTCCACGCCCGAAGAACCGGCGCTTCAGCGTGATGCCGAAGCAGTTCTTCAAACCGAGCAAGGTAGACCGCGAACTCCACGACGGCGACGAAATCCCCGGTGTGCTGGGCGGACTGGTGGCGGTCGCCACGCCGGGGCACACGCTGGGGCATCTCTCGTTCTGGTCGCCCACACGCAAAATCCTGTTCACCGGCGACGTGATCCTGCATACCCTGGGGATTTCGCTGCCGATGGGGCCAGTGAGCGCGGATATGGCCCTCAACCGGCAGTCAGTCAGCAAGATCGCGGCGCTGGCGCCGGACGCGCTGCTGTTCGGCCACGGGCCGGCGATCCTGACCGATGCTGCGGCGCGCCTGAACGCGTTCGTCGAGCGGCGCGGAATAGCCTAA
- a CDS encoding M20/M25/M40 family metallo-hydrolase → MLKQTVRSVVVVMLVAASTVLPAAAQGAQSTRDAAIISPLSSCTIISDKQPSVQVRVGPGPNRSVLQFLAPSRTLSVEAVTTMDDGAAWFKLNKAEVDANSAAAELWIDAAEVTQFGNCEDMAMRFDPTPVLNSAQITVRNPESGSMLTTLVDSVNTDNLMNTIETLQGFTSRHVNSVQTSVSEGVAAAANYLLGEFVKVQDASGGNFRGFMHPFTAYYNGVQSTQNNIVGVINGSDPSLPAIVIGAHYDSRTDDLTDSRAFAPGADDNGSGVAGILELARIMSQTRPHATVIFVLFAAEEVSRQGSIAFVRDYIQGQQVAVRVMINVDTIGSTQDPYGNVNDRELRIFSKGQGDSPSRDMARMIHLIVETFGTDLTLRYVEEIDRPGRYGDHFSFNEAGYPAIRIIEALEDTPHREGRDTIEFIEPEYLTKSVRTLATILLVLSDSEAVPTSVVVQSADSGVLRVSWQPVDRATGYLVALRNETDATFVKYFFAASNEIAWDCACFARYSSISVAALNANGIGGLLSPAVSTTF, encoded by the coding sequence ATGCTCAAGCAAACTGTCCGCAGCGTGGTTGTCGTGATGTTAGTGGCAGCTTCAACGGTTTTGCCCGCAGCAGCCCAAGGCGCACAATCGACAAGAGATGCCGCGATCATTTCCCCTCTCAGTTCCTGCACAATCATCAGCGATAAGCAGCCGTCTGTGCAGGTACGCGTCGGCCCGGGGCCGAATCGTTCGGTCCTGCAGTTTCTGGCGCCGAGCCGGACACTCTCCGTCGAAGCTGTGACGACCATGGACGACGGGGCCGCATGGTTCAAGCTCAACAAAGCGGAAGTGGACGCCAACTCCGCCGCCGCGGAACTCTGGATCGATGCAGCGGAAGTGACGCAGTTCGGCAATTGCGAGGACATGGCGATGCGCTTTGACCCGACGCCGGTCTTGAACAGTGCACAGATCACCGTGAGAAATCCCGAATCCGGCAGCATGTTGACCACGCTCGTCGACTCGGTCAACACGGACAATCTGATGAACACCATCGAGACCCTGCAGGGGTTTACCTCGCGGCATGTCAACAGCGTACAGACGTCGGTTTCCGAGGGTGTCGCCGCGGCCGCCAACTATTTGCTTGGTGAGTTTGTGAAGGTACAGGACGCGTCTGGTGGGAATTTCCGCGGCTTTATGCACCCATTCACGGCCTACTACAACGGCGTCCAGTCCACCCAGAACAACATCGTCGGCGTGATCAACGGCTCAGACCCTTCGCTCCCGGCTATCGTGATCGGCGCGCATTACGACAGCCGCACCGACGATCTGACCGACTCGCGTGCTTTCGCTCCCGGTGCGGACGACAACGGTTCCGGTGTCGCAGGGATCCTCGAACTGGCCCGCATCATGAGCCAAACTCGGCCCCACGCGACCGTGATCTTCGTTCTATTCGCGGCAGAAGAAGTCAGCCGTCAGGGCAGCATCGCTTTCGTGCGGGATTACATTCAGGGCCAGCAGGTTGCGGTGCGCGTCATGATCAACGTCGACACGATCGGCAGCACGCAGGATCCGTACGGCAACGTCAACGATCGCGAACTCCGGATCTTCAGCAAGGGGCAGGGTGACTCGCCTTCGCGTGACATGGCCCGCATGATCCACCTGATCGTCGAGACGTTCGGCACCGATCTGACGCTGCGCTACGTCGAGGAAATCGACCGGCCAGGCCGTTACGGCGACCACTTCTCGTTCAACGAGGCCGGTTACCCGGCGATCCGTATCATCGAAGCGCTGGAAGATACCCCGCACCGCGAAGGGCGCGACACGATTGAATTCATCGAGCCTGAATACCTGACCAAGAGCGTTCGCACGCTGGCAACCATCCTGTTAGTCCTGTCAGATAGCGAAGCCGTCCCGACCAGTGTAGTGGTCCAGAGCGCTGACAGCGGTGTGCTGCGCGTCTCCTGGCAACCGGTCGATCGCGCGACAGGCTACCTGGTCGCGCTCCGCAACGAAACAGACGCGACTTTCGTGAAGTACTTCTTCGCCGCTTCGAACGAGATCGCGTGGGACTGCGCTTGCTTCGCCCGCTACAGCAGCATCTCGGTGGCGGCGCTCAACGCGAACGGCATCGGCGGTCTGCTTTCGCCGGCAGTGTCGACGACGTTCTAG
- a CDS encoding MFS transporter has product MHLALPAATASQAEKNFFHLVGDVLWFGIALAATSRFMSMYAIRLDASPLAQSLIISLPGLVLGFSSFFAARWRNRFHNTDQAVRLPGILFRFVFLLPAFAPFFPPELRVIWLVLAVAIPAFPQGIAGVIFLTFMRESVGDSKWDNVNTRRFLAMNIGVAIGALGFGALLTRVVFPLNYQIMFVIAFIFSMASYYHVHHTRSIYPTPKPEVPADQVTPLHKLPGFRRVIVSIVVAHLTFLSVNAVVPLALVERLGAQEDFIALYGMFELMGGAAFGLFGTRFTRWLGARRMSAIFMSLTALTPLLTALSPTLGITLIGAFAAGIGWTGTITGLLGMLVERTPSHAMPRASARWNQLAAIGIFFGPLIGGLLANSGVDLAHVLIFGVTLRLVGAVVLGLDAQTVRDTWFAITHPRLALAAHK; this is encoded by the coding sequence ATGCACCTAGCCCTACCTGCTGCCACCGCATCTCAGGCTGAAAAGAATTTCTTTCATCTCGTCGGGGATGTGCTGTGGTTCGGCATCGCGCTTGCCGCAACCTCGCGCTTCATGTCCATGTATGCGATCCGCCTCGACGCCTCACCACTGGCGCAGAGTCTGATCATCTCGCTGCCGGGTCTGGTGCTTGGGTTTTCGTCGTTTTTTGCGGCACGCTGGCGTAATCGATTTCACAACACCGATCAGGCGGTGAGGCTGCCCGGCATCCTGTTCCGCTTCGTGTTCCTGCTGCCTGCGTTCGCGCCGTTCTTCCCTCCCGAGCTGCGGGTGATCTGGCTGGTGCTGGCTGTGGCGATCCCGGCGTTCCCGCAGGGCATTGCCGGCGTGATTTTCCTCACGTTCATGCGTGAATCGGTCGGCGACAGCAAATGGGATAACGTCAACACCCGGCGTTTCCTGGCCATGAACATCGGCGTGGCGATCGGGGCGTTGGGGTTTGGCGCGCTGCTGACGCGCGTGGTGTTCCCGCTCAACTACCAGATCATGTTCGTGATCGCCTTCATCTTCAGCATGGCCAGCTACTACCATGTGCACCACACGCGGTCGATCTACCCGACGCCCAAGCCTGAGGTTCCGGCCGATCAGGTCACCCCGCTGCACAAGCTGCCGGGCTTCCGCCGCGTGATCGTCAGCATCGTCGTCGCGCACCTCACCTTTCTCAGCGTAAACGCGGTGGTCCCGCTGGCGCTGGTCGAACGGTTGGGCGCGCAGGAAGACTTCATCGCGCTGTACGGCATGTTCGAGCTGATGGGCGGCGCGGCCTTCGGGCTGTTCGGCACACGCTTCACCCGCTGGCTTGGCGCCCGCCGCATGAGCGCCATCTTCATGAGCCTGACGGCCCTCACGCCGCTGCTCACTGCGCTTTCGCCCACGCTGGGGATTACGCTGATCGGCGCTTTCGCCGCCGGCATCGGCTGGACCGGCACGATCACCGGTCTGCTGGGGATGCTGGTCGAGCGGACCCCGAGCCATGCGATGCCGCGCGCTTCGGCCCGCTGGAACCAGTTGGCCGCCATCGGCATCTTCTTCGGCCCGCTCATCGGCGGCTTGCTGGCCAACAGCGGCGTCGATCTGGCGCACGTGCTGATCTTCGGCGTCACGCTGCGGCTGGTCGGCGCGGTGGTCCTCGGCCTGGACGCGCAAACTGTGCGCGATACCTGGTTTGCCATCACCCATCCACGGCTGGCGCTGGCGGCGCACAAGTAG
- a CDS encoding M23 family metallopeptidase: MRPKLLIVMLVLLAFQASPGTAQSFGKPMIMPVGVPAGPAGWLFGQAYGNTPGAYNFGDEWYRAGQGLHFGIDLSMPCGTPLVAVADGVVGFVDDLGFGAGPHNLILRHDALNVTTLYGHLNGRAPVSPGQTVTQGELVGYSGDPDSTCFSRPHLHFEVRSMDYQATYNPVDWIDANWHALALVGAYSGSLFQGDMDNPTRWMSLDDQPDVRFFGARLNDYSLVYPPPSGQNAPSSALPDRDLAPLDPGAAWSQRTIGSARCCWQNFWHPSDPGALYSIDAPPEQRAQVVGWSLDVPRLDQPFESAPPTQKSPDWAWRITLSGDNALLTRVADGVEFSYNTGGRLPAFSTDNSRLLWVDTRPTVPGQPRAAANIVVAELGSGLIRTVFSAPGANAQWLDGARLLVTLPSEERVTTYSVIDTRDDRRFILGMWSWSRGVNVGPGGKWVLLYATNQPDPANSGVYALRTEEGAQPVKLDWFGSWRWRDSDELYVIPMDVSQPSHTLLHVDLSTGAQTQLNTPQFTVMNGDWSVNADGTRIAYRDLSTVELTLMELGG, encoded by the coding sequence ATGCGACCCAAACTGCTGATCGTGATGCTCGTACTGCTGGCCTTTCAGGCCTCCCCCGGCACCGCGCAGTCCTTCGGCAAGCCGATGATTATGCCGGTTGGGGTTCCCGCCGGGCCGGCGGGATGGCTGTTCGGGCAGGCTTATGGCAACACGCCGGGAGCCTACAACTTCGGCGACGAGTGGTACCGTGCAGGCCAAGGGCTGCACTTCGGCATCGACCTGAGCATGCCGTGCGGGACGCCGCTGGTGGCGGTGGCGGATGGGGTCGTCGGGTTTGTGGACGACCTGGGCTTCGGCGCAGGGCCGCATAACCTGATTTTGCGCCATGACGCGCTCAATGTGACGACGCTGTACGGGCACCTGAACGGGCGGGCGCCGGTCTCGCCGGGGCAGACGGTGACCCAGGGCGAGCTGGTCGGCTACAGCGGCGATCCGGACTCGACGTGCTTCTCGCGCCCGCACCTGCACTTCGAGGTGCGTTCGATGGACTACCAGGCCACCTATAACCCGGTAGACTGGATCGACGCCAATTGGCACGCGCTGGCGCTGGTCGGCGCTTACAGCGGGAGCCTGTTCCAGGGCGATATGGACAACCCCACGCGCTGGATGTCGCTGGACGACCAGCCGGACGTGCGTTTCTTCGGCGCGCGCCTGAACGACTACAGCCTGGTTTATCCGCCGCCCAGCGGCCAGAATGCGCCGTCGAGCGCGCTGCCTGACCGCGATCTGGCGCCGCTCGATCCGGGCGCGGCGTGGAGCCAGCGGACGATCGGCAGCGCGCGCTGCTGCTGGCAGAATTTCTGGCATCCGAGCGATCCCGGCGCGTTGTACAGCATCGACGCGCCGCCGGAACAGCGGGCACAGGTCGTCGGCTGGTCGCTGGATGTCCCGCGGCTCGATCAGCCATTTGAGTCGGCGCCGCCGACGCAGAAATCGCCGGATTGGGCGTGGCGGATCACGCTGAGCGGGGATAACGCGCTGCTGACGCGGGTCGCGGATGGCGTGGAGTTCAGCTATAACACCGGCGGCAGGCTGCCAGCGTTCAGCACCGACAACTCGCGGCTGCTGTGGGTCGATACCCGGCCAACCGTCCCCGGCCAACCGCGGGCGGCGGCCAATATCGTGGTCGCGGAACTGGGAAGCGGGCTGATCCGGACGGTGTTTTCGGCGCCCGGGGCGAACGCGCAGTGGTTGGACGGAGCGCGGCTGCTGGTGACGCTGCCGAGCGAGGAGCGCGTCACGACCTACTCCGTGATCGACACGCGCGACGACCGCCGGTTTATCCTGGGCATGTGGTCATGGAGCCGAGGCGTCAATGTCGGCCCCGGCGGGAAGTGGGTGCTGCTGTATGCTACTAACCAGCCCGACCCGGCCAATTCAGGCGTGTACGCGCTGCGTACCGAGGAAGGCGCGCAGCCGGTGAAGCTGGACTGGTTCGGGAGCTGGCGCTGGCGCGACAGTGACGAACTGTATGTGATCCCGATGGACGTCTCGCAGCCGAGCCATACCCTGCTGCACGTCGACCTCTCGACCGGGGCGCAGACGCAGCTGAACACGCCGCAGTTCACCGTGATGAACGGGGATTGGTCGGTCAACGCCGACGGCACGCGCATCGCGTACCGCGACCTGTCGACCGTCGAACTGACGCTGATGGAGCTGGGGGGGTGA
- a CDS encoding SDR family oxidoreductase: MALHKGIAAQGRAARRRVESPQLKPQGWSLVTGASSGLGAEFARQLAAKGYNLILVARREEKLREGAERLRQQYGVETRVYPFDLSESAAPDALMARVNAEGLTLKVAVNDAGIDVTGRFITQEWDRLKSLINLNVMATAALTKHFARHMQANGGGTLINMSSLGGFFPIPYHAVYGGSKAFILSLTEAIAYEMRDSNVTFTTACPGLVQTQMFVAAGMRQRRWRELAYYHQPEAVVRAVLRAAFSGKPHRIPGLFNKIMALIGRLTPRAFNTWYARELMREKEPYT; encoded by the coding sequence GTGGCACTTCATAAGGGAATCGCAGCGCAGGGACGCGCCGCGCGCAGAAGAGTAGAGAGTCCGCAACTGAAACCACAAGGCTGGTCCCTGGTAACCGGAGCGTCGAGCGGGCTTGGCGCGGAGTTCGCGCGCCAGCTTGCCGCCAAAGGCTATAACCTAATCCTGGTGGCGCGGCGCGAGGAGAAACTTCGCGAGGGCGCGGAACGCCTGCGCCAGCAGTACGGCGTCGAGACACGGGTCTACCCATTCGATCTGTCGGAAAGCGCCGCGCCGGACGCGCTGATGGCGCGGGTCAACGCCGAAGGGCTGACGCTGAAAGTGGCGGTCAACGATGCCGGAATCGACGTCACCGGCCGCTTCATCACCCAGGAATGGGACCGGCTGAAGTCGCTCATCAACCTGAACGTCATGGCGACGGCGGCGCTTACCAAGCATTTTGCGCGGCACATGCAAGCCAACGGCGGCGGAACCCTGATCAATATGTCGTCGCTGGGGGGATTCTTCCCGATCCCGTACCACGCGGTCTACGGAGGATCGAAAGCGTTTATCCTGAGCCTGACGGAAGCCATCGCCTACGAGATGCGCGACTCGAACGTGACGTTCACCACAGCTTGCCCCGGCCTGGTGCAGACGCAGATGTTCGTGGCCGCGGGGATGCGTCAGCGGCGCTGGCGCGAGCTGGCCTATTATCATCAGCCGGAGGCGGTGGTGCGGGCGGTGCTGCGGGCGGCATTCAGCGGCAAACCCCACCGGATCCCCGGCCTGTTCAACAAGATCATGGCGCTGATCGGGCGGCTCACCCCGCGCGCGTTCAATACATGGTACGCCCGCGAGCTGATGCGCGAAAAAGAGCCGTACACGTAG